Proteins co-encoded in one Paracoccus aestuarii genomic window:
- a CDS encoding enoyl-CoA hydratase/isomerase family protein, with protein sequence MDDLTIRIIGQAGRITFTRPKALNALSHDMALALHRALEDWRDDPSVALVIIDAEGDRAFCAGGDIAAVYHAGQAGDHGVGRRFFRDEYRMNAAIADYPKPVAAFMQGFVMGGGVGVGGHASHRIVGDTTRIAMPESGIGLIPDVGGSWLLGRAPGRIGEYLALTGARMGPGDAIHAGFADLYLPEAEWPTLIAQLEAGGDIADLRGHPVPASPLARADLQAWGGRDLAEIRAALNDDDAIKALDRNSPLSMAAGLALIRAARGDDRVQDSLAREYRFTARATERADFLEGVRAQIIDKDRQPRWQAPADADAVAAMLAPLGPDELDWRTDA encoded by the coding sequence ATGGACGACCTGACCATCCGCATCATCGGCCAGGCGGGCCGCATCACCTTCACCCGCCCCAAGGCGCTGAATGCGCTGTCCCATGACATGGCGCTCGCCCTTCATCGCGCGCTGGAGGACTGGCGCGACGATCCGTCCGTGGCGCTGGTCATCATCGACGCCGAAGGGGACCGCGCCTTCTGCGCGGGCGGCGACATCGCGGCGGTCTATCACGCGGGGCAGGCGGGCGATCACGGCGTCGGGCGGCGGTTCTTCCGCGACGAATACCGCATGAACGCGGCGATCGCGGATTACCCCAAACCCGTCGCGGCCTTCATGCAGGGCTTCGTGATGGGCGGCGGCGTGGGGGTGGGCGGCCATGCCAGCCACCGCATCGTGGGCGACACGACGCGCATCGCCATGCCCGAAAGCGGCATCGGCCTGATCCCCGATGTGGGCGGCAGCTGGCTTCTGGGTCGCGCCCCGGGGCGGATCGGCGAATATCTGGCCCTGACCGGGGCGCGGATGGGTCCGGGCGACGCGATCCATGCGGGCTTTGCCGATCTCTATCTCCCCGAGGCCGAATGGCCGACCCTGATCGCCCAGCTGGAGGCCGGGGGCGACATCGCCGATCTGCGCGGCCACCCGGTCCCCGCATCGCCCTTGGCCCGTGCCGATCTGCAGGCCTGGGGCGGGCGCGACCTGGCCGAGATCCGCGCCGCCCTGAACGATGATGATGCCATCAAGGCGCTGGACCGCAACTCGCCCCTGTCGATGGCGGCGGGGCTGGCCCTGATCCGGGCGGCGCGCGGCGATGACCGGGTGCAGGACTCGCTGGCCCGCGAATACCGCTTCACCGCCCGCGCCACCGAGCGGGCCGATTTCCTGGAGGGCGTGCGCGCCCAGATCATCGACAAGGACCGCCAGCCCCGCTGGCAGGCCCCGGCCGATGCCGATGCCGTGGCGGCCATGCTGGCCCCCCTCGGCCCCGACGAGCTGGACTGGAGGACAGACGCATGA
- the mmsB gene encoding 3-hydroxyisobutyrate dehydrogenase, which yields MKIAFIGLGNMGAPMAANLARAGHQVAGFDTAAPMPEGVTATDSAADAARGADVVVTMLPNGQILRAVADQVIPAMTPGAILCDCSTVDVDSARAVAGQARAAGLGALDAPVSGGIGGAQGGTLTFMVGGDAGDFARAAPLFDIMGQKAVHCGDSGAGQAAKICNNMILGVTMIATCEAFALADKLGLDRQKMFDVVSTSSGYSWSMNAYCPAPGVGPVSPADNGYKPGFAAELMLKDLTLSQQAAESADADTPMGALARELYARFVDDEDGRGRDFSAMLPRFEARRR from the coding sequence ATGAAGATCGCATTCATCGGTCTTGGCAATATGGGCGCGCCAATGGCCGCCAATCTGGCCCGCGCGGGCCATCAGGTGGCGGGCTTCGACACGGCCGCCCCCATGCCCGAGGGCGTGACCGCCACCGACAGCGCCGCCGATGCGGCACGGGGGGCGGATGTGGTCGTGACCATGCTGCCCAATGGCCAGATCCTGCGCGCCGTGGCCGATCAGGTCATCCCGGCGATGACGCCGGGGGCGATCCTCTGCGATTGCTCGACGGTGGATGTGGACAGCGCCCGCGCGGTGGCGGGTCAGGCCCGCGCGGCGGGGCTGGGGGCGCTGGATGCGCCGGTCTCGGGCGGGATCGGGGGGGCGCAGGGCGGCACGCTGACCTTCATGGTCGGCGGCGATGCGGGGGATTTCGCCCGTGCGGCGCCCCTCTTCGACATCATGGGCCAGAAGGCCGTCCATTGCGGCGACAGCGGCGCGGGTCAGGCGGCCAAGATCTGCAACAACATGATCCTGGGCGTCACCATGATCGCCACCTGCGAGGCCTTCGCCTTGGCCGACAAGCTGGGGCTGGACCGGCAGAAGATGTTCGACGTGGTCTCGACCTCATCGGGCTATAGCTGGTCGATGAACGCCTATTGCCCGGCGCCGGGCGTGGGGCCCGTCAGCCCCGCCGATAACGGCTACAAGCCGGGCTTTGCGGCCGAGCTGATGCTGAAGGACCTGACCCTGTCCCAGCAGGCCGCCGAATCGGCGGATGCCGACACGCCCATGGGGGCCTTGGCGCGCGAGCTCTATGCCCGCTTCGTCGATGACGAGGACGGCCGGGGGCGTGACTTTTCCGCCATGCTGCCCCGTTTCGAGGCGCGGCGGCGATAG
- the recN gene encoding DNA repair protein RecN, producing the protein MLRTLDIRDMLLIDRLELSFGPGLNVLTGETGAGKSILLDCLGFVLGWRSRADLVRQGASQGEVQAVFDLPPAHPARDLLAEAGITIDDDELILRRTNGLDGRKTGWINDRRVSGEVLRRLSEVLVELHGQHDDRGLLNPRGHRALLDAFAGLDLGPVRAAWGARREAARALAEAEATLEAARQEEDFLRHAVAELDKLAPEPGEEQRLDIARRAMQGAERIRDDVARALQMLGGDGAEGAMVDAARWLEGASDRADGRLDEPLAALSRALIELGEATRGVEDTLAALDFDPSALESTEERLFALRALARKHDVLADDLAGLGDQLRDRLGRLDAGEAQVIALRQAAREAEAAYDATAAAIGRDRREAAGRLDQAVTAELTPLRMERAVFRTVVSDGDAGPEGRDAVAFTVATNPGAPSGPLDKIASGGELSRFLLALKVCLARGNDALVMIFDEIDRGVGGATADAVGRRLKVLADSAQVLVITHSPQVAALGQTHFRVSKSVTDGMTTSTVAPLDAGERVGEIARMLAGDRVTDAATEAARVLLDG; encoded by the coding sequence ATGCTGAGAACGCTGGACATCCGCGACATGCTGCTGATCGACCGGCTGGAGCTGAGCTTCGGCCCCGGTCTGAACGTGCTGACCGGCGAGACCGGGGCAGGCAAGTCCATCCTGCTGGACTGCCTGGGCTTCGTGCTGGGCTGGCGGTCGCGGGCCGATCTGGTGCGCCAAGGCGCAAGCCAGGGCGAGGTTCAGGCCGTCTTCGACCTGCCGCCCGCCCATCCGGCGCGCGACCTGCTGGCCGAGGCGGGCATTACCATCGACGATGACGAGCTGATCCTGCGCCGCACCAACGGGCTGGACGGGCGCAAGACGGGCTGGATCAACGACCGCCGCGTCTCGGGCGAGGTGCTGCGCCGACTGTCCGAGGTTCTGGTGGAACTGCATGGCCAGCATGACGACCGGGGCCTGTTGAACCCGCGCGGGCACCGCGCGCTGCTGGACGCCTTTGCCGGGCTGGATCTGGGCCCCGTCCGCGCGGCCTGGGGGGCGCGCCGCGAGGCCGCCCGCGCCCTGGCCGAGGCCGAGGCCACGCTGGAGGCCGCCCGGCAGGAGGAGGATTTCCTGCGCCATGCCGTGGCCGAACTGGACAAGCTGGCCCCCGAACCCGGCGAGGAACAGCGCCTAGACATCGCCCGCCGCGCCATGCAGGGGGCCGAGCGCATCCGCGATGACGTGGCCCGCGCGCTGCAGATGCTGGGCGGCGACGGGGCCGAGGGCGCGATGGTCGATGCCGCCCGCTGGCTGGAGGGGGCGTCGGACCGCGCCGATGGGCGCCTGGACGAACCTCTGGCCGCGCTGTCCCGCGCCCTGATCGAGCTGGGCGAGGCCACGCGCGGGGTCGAGGATACCTTGGCCGCGCTGGATTTCGACCCCTCGGCGCTGGAATCCACCGAGGAGCGGCTGTTCGCGCTGCGTGCCTTGGCGCGCAAGCATGACGTGCTGGCCGATGACCTGGCGGGCTTGGGCGATCAGCTGCGCGACCGGCTTGGCCGGCTGGATGCGGGCGAGGCGCAGGTGATCGCGCTGCGCCAGGCCGCGCGCGAGGCCGAGGCCGCCTATGACGCCACCGCCGCCGCGATCGGCCGCGACCGGCGCGAGGCTGCGGGCCGTCTGGATCAGGCCGTCACGGCCGAGCTGACGCCGCTGCGGATGGAGCGGGCGGTGTTCCGCACTGTCGTCTCGGATGGCGATGCGGGCCCCGAGGGGCGGGACGCGGTGGCCTTCACCGTCGCGACCAATCCCGGCGCGCCCTCCGGCCCATTGGACAAGATCGCCTCGGGCGGCGAGCTGTCGCGCTTTCTGCTGGCCTTGAAGGTCTGTCTGGCGCGCGGCAATGACGCGCTGGTGATGATCTTTGACGAGATCGACCGCGGCGTGGGCGGGGCCACCGCCGATGCGGTGGGGCGGCGGCTGAAGGTGCTGGCCGACAGCGCGCAGGTTCTGGTCATCACCCATTCGCCGCAGGTCGCGGCCTTGGGCCAGACGCATTTCCGCGTGTCGAAATCGGTGACGGACGGAATGACGACCTCGACCGTGGCGCCCTTGGACGCGGGCGAGCGGGTGGGAGAGATCGCGCGCATGCTGGCCGGCGACCGTGTGACCGATGCTGCGACCGAGGCCGCGCGCGTGCTGCTGGACGGCTAG
- a CDS encoding carboxylate-amine ligase: protein MTQTPDFTLGIEEEYLLVDADTGRLAAAPEALMKACKQALGDQVSPEFLRCQIEIGTPVCPDIRTARDHLRRLRATIADKAAEHGLAPISAACHPSADWRDQDHTDKDRYNQLSRDMRGVARRMVICGMHVHVGIDDPAQRIDLMNQLTYFLPHLLALSASSPFWMGEDTGLASYRTTVFGDMPRTGLPPAFASWAEYERSVTALSDLGLIEDSSKIWWDLRPSGKFPTLETRICDASPRLDDAITLAALTQATMRMLWRLSRKNIRWRQYDPFLINENRWRAARYGTTEGLIDFGAGAILPFDQIAEDWLSLIAEDADALDSQPFVARLRDMVAQGTAAEAQRRVAAQAPADPLRAVTRHLTEEFRRDL from the coding sequence ATGACACAGACCCCCGATTTCACGCTCGGCATCGAAGAAGAATACCTGCTCGTCGATGCCGATACAGGCCGGCTGGCCGCCGCCCCCGAGGCGCTGATGAAGGCCTGCAAGCAGGCCCTGGGCGATCAGGTCAGCCCCGAATTCCTGCGCTGCCAGATCGAGATCGGCACCCCCGTCTGCCCCGACATCCGCACCGCCCGCGACCATCTGCGCCGCCTGCGCGCGACCATCGCCGACAAGGCTGCCGAACACGGGCTGGCGCCCATCTCGGCCGCCTGCCACCCCTCGGCCGACTGGCGCGATCAGGACCATACCGACAAGGATCGCTACAACCAGCTGTCGCGCGACATGCGCGGGGTCGCCCGGCGCATGGTCATCTGCGGCATGCATGTCCATGTCGGCATCGACGATCCCGCGCAGCGTATCGACCTGATGAACCAGCTGACCTATTTCCTGCCGCATCTGCTGGCGCTCTCGGCCTCCAGCCCGTTCTGGATGGGCGAGGATACGGGGCTGGCCTCCTATCGCACCACGGTCTTCGGCGACATGCCGCGCACCGGCCTGCCTCCGGCCTTCGCCTCCTGGGCGGAATACGAACGCTCGGTCACCGCGCTCAGCGACCTGGGCCTGATCGAGGACAGCAGCAAGATCTGGTGGGACCTGCGCCCCTCGGGCAAGTTCCCGACGCTGGAGACGCGGATCTGCGATGCCAGCCCGCGGCTGGACGATGCGATCACCTTGGCCGCCCTGACCCAAGCCACGATGCGCATGCTGTGGCGCCTGTCGCGCAAAAACATCCGCTGGCGGCAATACGACCCCTTCCTGATCAACGAGAACCGCTGGCGCGCCGCCCGCTACGGCACGACCGAAGGCCTGATCGATTTCGGCGCGGGCGCGATCCTGCCCTTCGATCAGATCGCCGAGGATTGGCTGTCGCTGATCGCCGAGGATGCCGATGCGCTGGACAGCCAGCCCTTCGTCGCCCGCCTGCGCGACATGGTGGCCCAAGGCACCGCCGCCGAGGCGCAGCGCCGCGTCGCGGCCCAGGCCCCCGCCGATCCGCTGCGCGCCGTCACCCGTCACCTGACCGAGGAATTCCGCCGCGACCTTTGA
- a CDS encoding acyl-CoA dehydrogenase family protein, giving the protein MDFALTEEQQAIFDMAQEFGQDRIAPHAREWEAAGTIPRDLWPDVAGLGLGGIFVSEEHGGTGLSRLDGTLVFEALSMACPSVASFLSIHNMCGGMIDRFGGDEARARWLPDLCAMKTIFSYCLTEPGSGSDAAALRTRAARDDQGWRLDGTKAFISGGGYSDAYIVMARSGGDGPRGISALIVEGGTPGLSFGGLEDKMGWRSQPTAQVQFDDCAIPAANLLGEEGHGFRYAMAGLDGGRLNIAAAALGGAQAALDATLAYMGERRAFGQSLDQFQALQFRLAEMETALQSARILLRQAAWKLDHKTPDATKYCAMAKLHVTDRAFEVANQCLQLHGGYGYLADYGIEKIVRDLRVHQILEGTNEIMRLIISRALLAERG; this is encoded by the coding sequence ATGGATTTCGCACTGACCGAGGAACAGCAGGCCATCTTCGACATGGCACAGGAATTCGGCCAGGACCGGATCGCCCCCCATGCCCGCGAATGGGAGGCGGCAGGCACCATCCCCCGCGATCTCTGGCCCGATGTGGCGGGTTTGGGTCTGGGCGGCATCTTCGTCTCCGAGGAACACGGCGGCACGGGGCTGTCGCGCCTGGACGGCACGCTGGTCTTCGAGGCGCTGTCCATGGCCTGCCCCTCGGTCGCGTCCTTCCTGTCGATCCACAACATGTGCGGCGGCATGATCGACCGCTTCGGCGGCGACGAGGCCCGCGCCCGCTGGCTGCCCGACCTCTGCGCGATGAAGACGATCTTCAGCTATTGCCTGACCGAACCGGGCAGCGGATCGGACGCCGCCGCCCTGCGCACGCGGGCCGCGCGCGACGATCAAGGCTGGCGGCTGGACGGGACCAAGGCCTTCATCTCGGGCGGGGGCTATTCGGACGCCTATATCGTCATGGCACGGTCGGGCGGCGACGGCCCGCGCGGCATCAGCGCGCTGATCGTCGAGGGCGGCACGCCCGGCCTGTCCTTCGGGGGGCTGGAGGACAAGATGGGCTGGCGGTCCCAGCCCACCGCCCAGGTCCAGTTCGACGATTGCGCCATCCCCGCCGCGAACCTGCTGGGCGAGGAGGGCCACGGCTTCCGCTATGCCATGGCGGGCCTCGACGGCGGCCGGTTGAACATCGCCGCCGCGGCCCTTGGCGGCGCGCAGGCGGCGCTGGACGCGACGCTGGCCTATATGGGCGAACGCCGTGCCTTCGGCCAAAGCCTCGATCAGTTCCAGGCCCTGCAATTCCGCCTGGCCGAGATGGAGACCGCCCTGCAATCAGCCCGCATCCTGCTGCGCCAGGCCGCGTGGAAGCTGGACCACAAGACCCCCGACGCCACCAAATACTGCGCCATGGCCAAGCTGCATGTCACCGACCGCGCCTTCGAGGTCGCCAATCAATGCCTGCAGCTGCATGGCGGATACGGCTATCTGGCCGATTACGGGATCGAGAAGATCGTCCGCGACCTGCGCGTCCACCAGATCCTGGAGGGCACGAACGAGATCATGCGCCTGATCATCAGCCGCGCCCTGTTGGCCGAAAGGGGCTGA